ATGGGCAGAGGGTTTACAGCGAATGAACCTTGCTATCAAAGATATTCGCCATAACCTTTCACGTTTTTCCCTTACAGCGTTCGGCATTGGGATGCTTCTCATGATAGTCATGGGAATGGGGGGAATTTATCAAGGGCTCATAAAAGAGGCCACTCTGCTGGTGGACAATATAGGGGCTGACATTTGGGTGGTTCAGCATGGAACAAGAGGGCCATTCGCCGAAATTTCCAGGATACCTAGAAATCTGGAGGATCGTTTACAGTCAGTGCCTGGAGTGGCGTCGGCCCGCGCCTTTGTGACCTATGCGGTTCAGAGAGAATCTCGCGGGGCCCCTCTTCGGATGCAGGTTGAGGGGCTTTCATGGCCCGAGGATAAAGGAGCGTGGCTGCCCCTGATAGCTGGTCGGAAAATCGAAGCTGCGCATTACGAAATGGTCGCTGATCAGATATTGGGCTTGAGGCTGGGTGACAAAGTTAGGCTCGGGAAAAATGCCTACACAGTGGTGGGAATCACGAAGGGTATGTCCAGCATGGCCGGTGATGGGCTGGCTTTCTTCACCTTACTTGACGCCCTGGAAATTCAATACGACTATTCTGGAGAAGCCATAAGAATTGAACGACAAGCAAGACGAACTCGAATAGCCCGTCAGGATATAGGGGCTACTCTACCCTCACTTATTGAAAGGTCTCAACTTCCATCAGCGAATCTGGCAGCCATACCTCGACCTTCCGTTAGCGCCGTTCTTGTCCGAGTAGAACCTGGAAGCGATGTCTCAGGGGTCATGTCCCAGATCTCAAGTTGGACTGACGTCACCGCCTTCACCAGAGACCAACAGAATGAACTGCTTCTAAGGGGCGTGGTGGACAGGGCCCGTAGACAGCTTGGTCTCTTCAGGGCCCTTCTGATTCTTATATCAGCCATAATCATGGCATTGATCCTATACACTTTAACTCTTGAAAAAATTCATGATATTGCGATGCTAAAACTGATAGGAGCCCGCAACACGGTAATCCTGTCACTTATTGTCCAACAGGCCCTATTGTTGGGTTTCTTGGGCTATCTTTTCGCTTTCTATGCGGGTAAGTGGGTATTTCCCATGTTTCCACGCAGAGTTGTGATCAACAACGACGATTTGCTGTCTTTGGCCGTTATAGTGTTCATAATATCTATTCTATCCGCCGGCCTAGGCATTTGGAAAGCCCTTAGCATAGAGCCCAATGAGGTTGTTTCATGACAGGCCACAGCGCAGCGATTTTGGCTGAGGGTCTCACCAAGATTTACGGCAGCGGTAATGCGGAAGTCACAGCCATGCAGGATGTGTCGTTCAGCCTTGATAGCGGAGAGGTAGTGGCCTTGCTTGGGCCTAGCGGCGCCGGCAAGTCGACGCTACTTACCATAGTGGGCCTAATTAACACACCAACAGCGGGGCGACTAATCATAGGAAAGGACCTGGTTACCGAAGGTCCTAACGCCAAGGTCAACTTGAGATCTTACAGGCGACGTTTTATCGGATATGTTCTCCAAAAAGCCAACTTGATACCTTTTCTTACCGCTTTGGAAAATGTCCGACTGGCTCTGGAAATCAACGATGTCCCTGGAAGGATGGCTCGAGCAAGAGCGATGACATTGTTAGAGAGTCTCGATGTGGGCCATAGGTTTAACAACCTTCCATACATGCTTTCGGGAGGAGAACAGCAGAGAGTTGCAGTAGCTCGGGCGCTTGCCAACAATCCCAAACTGGTTCTTGCTGATGAGCCAACAGCCGCATTGGACAGTGTGAGGGGTAAACAGGTCATGGAACTCTTTCGGACTGTGGCTCATGAATACGGGACGACTGTCATGGTGGCCACGCATGACCACCGCAGTCTCGAAGTTTTTGATCGTATCCTTGAGATGGAGGACGGAAGGTTAAGATTCAACGACCAAGATCACGATATTCACTAGATCCGGTTTTTAGTCCAAAGTGTTTTCATGAACTTAGGTAGACTCTTCTAACGCTGGTAGGGGACAATCACAAGATGAGCCCGTTCTTCGCTCAAGCGGACCCTCAAACCAAAAAAGCCATGACAAAGCCTATGATTGGATATTAAGATCAGACACATCCAAAAAGAAGGCTGTTCCACGAATATTCTGACGATGTTACATCACGGAAAAATTTAGAGGAACAACACGGAAACATCTAAGCGCCTAACGACAAAACTATGACTGATCAGCAATCGACAGAATTCCCTCAGGAAGCCCACAAGTCCCTGGAACAGCAGAATTACAGGTCCAACTTTAGGATCATGGCAGTTTCGGTACTTCTTGGCGTAGGAATAATGGGATTGAAATTTTATGGTTACTGGATTACCGGATCATCCGCAATTCTGTCTGACGCTCTTGAATCAATAATTAACGTCGTAGCCAGCGCATTTGGATTGGGGAGCGTCATTTTTTCCGCAAAGCCTGCGGATGAAAACCATCCGTATGGTCACGGAAAGATTGAGTTCTTTTCCGCGGGCTTCGAAGGGTCCCTCATTTTAATCGCTGCAGTGGGAATCTTTGTACAAGGAATGAAACAAGCACTGAATCCAGTAGTTCTTCCAAACCTTGAAAAAGGCTTGTTCTTTTTATTGGCGTCTGGCCTGGGCAATCTGGCCCTGGGAGTCGCTCTATTGAGAGTAGGTCGACGAACCAGATCAATTGTTCTGGAAGCCGACGGGAAGCATTTATTGACCGACGTTTACACGTCTTCCGCGGTGCTTCTGGCTTTGGGGCTGGTCTATGCTACGGGCTGGTACAGGCTGGATGGAATTATCGCGTGCGCTGCTGGAGTGAACATAGTTTATTGGGGCATGGGCCTCATCGGTAAAGCTTCCGGCGGACTCATGGACAAAACAGACCCTGAGCTGTTGGAGGAGATTTCCGCTTTGTTGGCCAGTCACAAAAAAGAATCCTGGATTGACGTTCACCGACTCCGCACATGGCGATCGGGCTCCAGGATTAACGTAGATTTTCATCTTGTGGTGCCCACCGACCTCACGGTTGAACAGGGACACAGCGAGGTGAAAGACCTGGAGTCAATATTTTCCGAACATTTCCGGGGCATGTCCGACGTATTGATCCATCTTGATCCCTGTGACAAGATACAATGTCCCTGTTGCGAATACGAACCTTGTACTCATAGGCAGGGAACGCTGGTCCACCGTCAAATATGGGACCGCCATACCCTCACAAGCAATTCGCACAATGGGGATTAGGGTATACGGCGTATGATCAAGGTACAATGACCAAGGTACATTTGACAGCGCACTCATAATGGCTTACCATCATATTGGGTAACAGGTCATGGCTATCAACTCTCAAACCCGCCTGTTAATTCAACATACAGGAGTTCCACATGGGCATTCCAGCTCCAACAGAGTTACTATTAATACTGGGCATCGTGCTTCTGGTCTTTGGAGGCAAACGCATACCTGAGATTATGGGCGGTTTGGGACAAGGCATTAAGTCGTTGAAGAAAAACCTTGAAGGTGAAGATGAGTCCGCCCAACGTCCGCCAGCGCATTCAAACGAACCGGCCCCCCAACTGGCCAAGCCCGCTGACGCCACTGGAATCCGGGCAGAAGCTAAGTAACATTTCGGTTGGCAAGGGTAGTATCTGGACGGTCGCGAGCCGGTCGTGAGACAGTAATGCCCCACCGACTCACTCAAAATGTTTTATCCCTATGGTGTCTTACCCCCTACGGCGCCGCCTGGAATGGTCTTGAGAGACTTGACTTACTGAAGACCCTATTAGGCATGGTAAATATAACATCCTAAAGTGAACGGACTTCGTGTAAAAACTCCGTCTTCGTTGCATGATTTACTCCTGAACGGGACATCCAGAACAAGCGGAAGCTATTTACCTGAAACAAATTTCGTGTTTTTGGGGGGTCATCTATGAT
This portion of the Desulfomonilaceae bacterium genome encodes:
- a CDS encoding cation diffusion facilitator family transporter; the protein is MTDQQSTEFPQEAHKSLEQQNYRSNFRIMAVSVLLGVGIMGLKFYGYWITGSSAILSDALESIINVVASAFGLGSVIFSAKPADENHPYGHGKIEFFSAGFEGSLILIAAVGIFVQGMKQALNPVVLPNLEKGLFFLLASGLGNLALGVALLRVGRRTRSIVLEADGKHLLTDVYTSSAVLLALGLVYATGWYRLDGIIACAAGVNIVYWGMGLIGKASGGLMDKTDPELLEEISALLASHKKESWIDVHRLRTWRSGSRINVDFHLVVPTDLTVEQGHSEVKDLESIFSEHFRGMSDVLIHLDPCDKIQCPCCEYEPCTHRQGTLVHRQIWDRHTLTSNSHNGD
- the tatA gene encoding twin-arginine translocase TatA/TatE family subunit, whose translation is MGIPAPTELLLILGIVLLVFGGKRIPEIMGGLGQGIKSLKKNLEGEDESAQRPPAHSNEPAPQLAKPADATGIRAEAK
- a CDS encoding ABC transporter permease, which translates into the protein MNLAIKDIRHNLSRFSLTAFGIGMLLMIVMGMGGIYQGLIKEATLLVDNIGADIWVVQHGTRGPFAEISRIPRNLEDRLQSVPGVASARAFVTYAVQRESRGAPLRMQVEGLSWPEDKGAWLPLIAGRKIEAAHYEMVADQILGLRLGDKVRLGKNAYTVVGITKGMSSMAGDGLAFFTLLDALEIQYDYSGEAIRIERQARRTRIARQDIGATLPSLIERSQLPSANLAAIPRPSVSAVLVRVEPGSDVSGVMSQISSWTDVTAFTRDQQNELLLRGVVDRARRQLGLFRALLILISAIIMALILYTLTLEKIHDIAMLKLIGARNTVILSLIVQQALLLGFLGYLFAFYAGKWVFPMFPRRVVINNDDLLSLAVIVFIISILSAGLGIWKALSIEPNEVVS
- a CDS encoding ABC transporter ATP-binding protein; translated protein: MTGHSAAILAEGLTKIYGSGNAEVTAMQDVSFSLDSGEVVALLGPSGAGKSTLLTIVGLINTPTAGRLIIGKDLVTEGPNAKVNLRSYRRRFIGYVLQKANLIPFLTALENVRLALEINDVPGRMARARAMTLLESLDVGHRFNNLPYMLSGGEQQRVAVARALANNPKLVLADEPTAALDSVRGKQVMELFRTVAHEYGTTVMVATHDHRSLEVFDRILEMEDGRLRFNDQDHDIH